The following proteins are encoded in a genomic region of Triticum dicoccoides isolate Atlit2015 ecotype Zavitan chromosome 1B, WEW_v2.0, whole genome shotgun sequence:
- the LOC119314752 gene encoding retinal guanylyl cyclase 2-like isoform X1, translating to MECRSIITPRDLESMLCDETAEPKPLPLSLLEEITKDFSPELNIGSGGYAEVYKGILENRLVAVKRMLNTYEYEKEYVREVECLMMVKHKNVVQFLGYCADTQGSMLKYAGKLVLADVRQRLLCFEFVPKGSLREYITGTSCGLHWTDRYQIIIGICQGLHYLHQNNIVHLDLKPENILLDDNLVPKITDFGLSRCFRPMQSQTFTVHIRGTPGYVAPECCNGEITHRLDMYSLGIIIAEVLTGERLDLNDNVDKVVESWSAILEKPQRDVQLEQVRVCVEIAMKCMELNPARRPDTQHIISVLDGRETINGYIENSMITSQQQFNPKILNETMGALWLRYQQLNPDLQRSFKYCSIFPKRSKLRRDVLVRLWVAQGFIKTSCATEDMEDIAESYFQELVSCSFLQQGGEWPDWFTIPDLLHDLLDKISGTECTVILPSTLTKKLHHIQLLDFGRHGHGQIWEFTLDNLINLRYIICENLECPSIGRLISLQALPSSRFTVRNEQGYEIKQLRDLNKLRGSLTINGLENVKSKEEAVEANLGAKDRLKELKLEWGDDGTRCSSEVEAEVLEGLCPPVGIEELIIAEYESLRYPDWMVDKQKGGPKNLKKLVLGGWSQPGPGPELVTFIHLRVLWLDRCNWDALPGNMEHLTSLKELQIEGCLNIRSLPTLPRSLEKFCVAYCSGEFTKSCQTVRHPNWQKIKHIPDQRFEDPASSEENSS from the exons ATGGAATGCAGATCTATTATCACACCACGGGACCTGGAGTCCATGCTATGTGATGAAACGGCAGAGCCCAAGCCGCTGCCACTGTCACTTCTCGAAGAAATCACAAAGGACTTCTCTCCTGAGCTGAATATTGGCTCCGGTGGATATGCGGAGGTTTATAAG GGAATTCTTGAGAATAGGCTGGTGGCTGTGAAAAGGATGTTAAATACGTATGAGTATGAGAAGGAGTACGTCCGAGAAGTTGAATGCCTCATGATGGTGAAGCACAAAAATGTGGTACAGTTTCTGGGATATTGTGCTGACACACAAGGCAGTATGTTAAAGTATGCAGGAAAATTGGTCTTGGCCGATGTACGACAAAGGTTGCTCTGCTTCGAGTTTGTTCCTAAAGGGAGTCTTCGTGAGTATATCACGG GTACATCTTGCGGACTTCACTGGACAGACCGGTATCAAATTATAATAGGAATTTGTCAGGGGTTACATTATCTTCATCAAAATAATATTGTCCACTTAGATCTAAAGCCAGAGAATATATTGTTGGATGATAATTTGGTACCAAAAATTACTGATTTTGGTCTATCAAGGTGCTTTCGTCCAATGCAGAGCCAAACTTTTACTGTACACATACGCGGAACACC GGGTTATGTTGCACCAGAATGTTGCAACGGTGAAATCACACACCGGCTTGATATGTACAGTCTTGGTATAATAATCGCGGAGGTACTGACAGGAGAGAGGTTGGATCTAAATGATAATGTTGACAAG GTAGTTGAAAGTTGGAGTGCCATATTGGAGAAACCACAACGGGATGTACAACTGGAACAGGTACGAGTATGTGTTGAGATTGCAATGAAGTGCATGGAGCTCAACCCGGCAAGGAGACCAGATACACAACATATTATCAGTGTCCTTGATGGAAGAGAAACTATAAATGGATATATTGAAAATAGCATGATTACTTCACAGCAG CAGTTTAATCCGAAAATATTGAATGAGACCATGGGTGCTCTTTGGTTGAGGTATCAACAACTTAATCCAGATCTCCAGCGAAGCTTCAAATATTGCAGTATTTTCCCCAAGAGATCCAAGTTAAGAAGGGATGTGTTAGTTCGCTTGTGGGTAGCACAAGGGTTTATAAAGACCAGTTGTGCAACGGAGGACATGGAAGATATAGCTGAGAGTTATTTTCAGGAGTTAGTGTCATGCTCATTTCTTCAGCAAGGAGGAGAATGGCCTGATTGGTTTACAATTCCTGACTTGTTGCATGATTTATTAGACAAGATTAGTGGAAcggaatgcaccgtaattttaccaaGCACACTAACTAAGAAACTTCACCATATCCAGCTGCTGGACTTTGGTCGTCATGGCCATGGCCAAATTTGGGAATTTACACTTGATAACCTTATCAACCTGCGGTACATAATTTGTGAGAACTTGGAATGTCCGAGCATAGGCAGGCTTATCTCACTCCAAGCGTTACCAAGCAGCAGGTTCACAGTAAGGAATGAGCAGGGTTATGAGATAAAGCAGCTTAGGGACCTAAACAAGCTTCGTGGCAGCCTGACAATCAATGGCCTTGAAAATGTTAAAAGCAAGGAGGAAGCTGTTGAAGCCAATCTTGGTGCCAAGGATCGGTTGAAGGAACTGAAGTTGGAATGGGGTGATGATGGTACAAGGTGCAGCTCAGAAGTTGAAGCAGAGGTGCTTGAGGGCCTGTGCCCTCCTGTTGGTATCGAAGAACTGATTATTGCAGAATATGAAAGCTTGAGGTACCCAGATTGGATGGTGGAtaagcagaaaggtggcccaaagaACCTGAAAAAACTTGTCTTGGGTGGATGGAGCCAACCGGGACCTGGTCCTGAACTTGTGACTTTCATTCATCTTCGTGTGCTCTGGCTTGATCGGTGCAACTGGGATGCCTTACCAGGCAATATGGAGCACCTTACATCGCTCAAGGAACTACAAATCGAAGGGTGCTTGAATATCCGGTCGCTTCCAACACTGCCCCGTTCTCTTGAGAAGTTTTGTGTTGCATACTGCAGTGGTGAGTTCACGAAGTCGTGTCAAACAGTCAGACATCCAAATTGGCAGAAGATCAAGCACATCCCCGACCAAAGATTTGAAGACCCAGCAT CCTCAGAAGAAAATTCTAGTTag
- the LOC119314752 gene encoding uncharacterized protein LOC119314752 isoform X2, whose amino-acid sequence MECRSIITPRDLESMLCDETAEPKPLPLSLLEEITKDFSPELNIGSGGYAEVYKGILENRLVAVKRMLNTYEYEKEYVREVECLMMVKHKNVVQFLGYCADTQGSMLKYAGKLVLADVRQRLLCFEFVPKGSLREYITGTSCGLHWTDRYQIIIGICQGLHYLHQNNIVHLDLKPENILLDDNLVPKITDFGLSRCFRPMQSQTFTVHIRGTPGYVAPECCNGEITHRLDMYSLGIIIAEVLTGERLDLNDNVDKVVESWSAILEKPQRDVQLEQVRVCVEIAMKCMELNPARRPDTQHIISVLDGRETINGYIENSMITSQQFNPKILNETMGALWLRYQQLNPDLQRSFKYCSIFPKRSKLRRDVLVRLWVAQGFIKTSCATEDMEDIAESYFQELVSCSFLQQGGEWPDWFTIPDLLHDLLDKISGTECTVILPSTLTKKLHHIQLLDFGRHGHGQIWEFTLDNLINLRYIICENLECPSIGRLISLQALPSSRFTVRNEQGYEIKQLRDLNKLRGSLTINGLENVKSKEEAVEANLGAKDRLKELKLEWGDDGTRCSSEVEAEVLEGLCPPVGIEELIIAEYESLRYPDWMVDKQKGGPKNLKKLVLGGWSQPGPGPELVTFIHLRVLWLDRCNWDALPGNMEHLTSLKELQIEGCLNIRSLPTLPRSLEKFCVAYCSGEFTKSCQTVRHPNWQKIKHIPDQRFEDPASSEENSS is encoded by the exons ATGGAATGCAGATCTATTATCACACCACGGGACCTGGAGTCCATGCTATGTGATGAAACGGCAGAGCCCAAGCCGCTGCCACTGTCACTTCTCGAAGAAATCACAAAGGACTTCTCTCCTGAGCTGAATATTGGCTCCGGTGGATATGCGGAGGTTTATAAG GGAATTCTTGAGAATAGGCTGGTGGCTGTGAAAAGGATGTTAAATACGTATGAGTATGAGAAGGAGTACGTCCGAGAAGTTGAATGCCTCATGATGGTGAAGCACAAAAATGTGGTACAGTTTCTGGGATATTGTGCTGACACACAAGGCAGTATGTTAAAGTATGCAGGAAAATTGGTCTTGGCCGATGTACGACAAAGGTTGCTCTGCTTCGAGTTTGTTCCTAAAGGGAGTCTTCGTGAGTATATCACGG GTACATCTTGCGGACTTCACTGGACAGACCGGTATCAAATTATAATAGGAATTTGTCAGGGGTTACATTATCTTCATCAAAATAATATTGTCCACTTAGATCTAAAGCCAGAGAATATATTGTTGGATGATAATTTGGTACCAAAAATTACTGATTTTGGTCTATCAAGGTGCTTTCGTCCAATGCAGAGCCAAACTTTTACTGTACACATACGCGGAACACC GGGTTATGTTGCACCAGAATGTTGCAACGGTGAAATCACACACCGGCTTGATATGTACAGTCTTGGTATAATAATCGCGGAGGTACTGACAGGAGAGAGGTTGGATCTAAATGATAATGTTGACAAG GTAGTTGAAAGTTGGAGTGCCATATTGGAGAAACCACAACGGGATGTACAACTGGAACAGGTACGAGTATGTGTTGAGATTGCAATGAAGTGCATGGAGCTCAACCCGGCAAGGAGACCAGATACACAACATATTATCAGTGTCCTTGATGGAAGAGAAACTATAAATGGATATATTGAAAATAGCATGATTACTTCACAGCAG TTTAATCCGAAAATATTGAATGAGACCATGGGTGCTCTTTGGTTGAGGTATCAACAACTTAATCCAGATCTCCAGCGAAGCTTCAAATATTGCAGTATTTTCCCCAAGAGATCCAAGTTAAGAAGGGATGTGTTAGTTCGCTTGTGGGTAGCACAAGGGTTTATAAAGACCAGTTGTGCAACGGAGGACATGGAAGATATAGCTGAGAGTTATTTTCAGGAGTTAGTGTCATGCTCATTTCTTCAGCAAGGAGGAGAATGGCCTGATTGGTTTACAATTCCTGACTTGTTGCATGATTTATTAGACAAGATTAGTGGAAcggaatgcaccgtaattttaccaaGCACACTAACTAAGAAACTTCACCATATCCAGCTGCTGGACTTTGGTCGTCATGGCCATGGCCAAATTTGGGAATTTACACTTGATAACCTTATCAACCTGCGGTACATAATTTGTGAGAACTTGGAATGTCCGAGCATAGGCAGGCTTATCTCACTCCAAGCGTTACCAAGCAGCAGGTTCACAGTAAGGAATGAGCAGGGTTATGAGATAAAGCAGCTTAGGGACCTAAACAAGCTTCGTGGCAGCCTGACAATCAATGGCCTTGAAAATGTTAAAAGCAAGGAGGAAGCTGTTGAAGCCAATCTTGGTGCCAAGGATCGGTTGAAGGAACTGAAGTTGGAATGGGGTGATGATGGTACAAGGTGCAGCTCAGAAGTTGAAGCAGAGGTGCTTGAGGGCCTGTGCCCTCCTGTTGGTATCGAAGAACTGATTATTGCAGAATATGAAAGCTTGAGGTACCCAGATTGGATGGTGGAtaagcagaaaggtggcccaaagaACCTGAAAAAACTTGTCTTGGGTGGATGGAGCCAACCGGGACCTGGTCCTGAACTTGTGACTTTCATTCATCTTCGTGTGCTCTGGCTTGATCGGTGCAACTGGGATGCCTTACCAGGCAATATGGAGCACCTTACATCGCTCAAGGAACTACAAATCGAAGGGTGCTTGAATATCCGGTCGCTTCCAACACTGCCCCGTTCTCTTGAGAAGTTTTGTGTTGCATACTGCAGTGGTGAGTTCACGAAGTCGTGTCAAACAGTCAGACATCCAAATTGGCAGAAGATCAAGCACATCCCCGACCAAAGATTTGAAGACCCAGCAT CCTCAGAAGAAAATTCTAGTTag